A genomic segment from Lutzomyia longipalpis isolate SR_M1_2022 chromosome 3, ASM2433408v1 encodes:
- the LOC129794127 gene encoding uncharacterized protein LOC129794127 yields MEDEAINLTVINEEIRSRKHTMRLCLGSDSDDKNAVAVDQTPTPTRLIRNCEEVGLFEDLKHVNPFEETFRRAVEDAKTPSETLTLPEAAVFDSTAKIVCEDTLHTPQIFPSNYFPVENHGSGPEKAETATEKEEKVENVRKKRNWMPQNWKPEIKVHKAPKILPKFPTSPQILQPAIIIPPTVIVKCVSPSVLVQKPPESTSSIVKNRLKILCREQVNARRVMKEKEGCEKVPEVVVAEKKVTKRPNVEVKDKGNCAAVKRYRAKLKSYQDFLKENNQKLQDENVQLKLENDQLRDLLRKHNISIPEELISSKISK; encoded by the exons ATGGAGGATGAAGCGATAAATTTGACAGTGATCAATGAAGAGATACGCAGCAGGAAGCACACAATGCGCCTCTGCCTCGGGAGTGATTCTGATGATAAAAATGCTGTTGCAGTTG ATCAAACCCCCACACCTACGAGATTGATTCGAAATTGCGAAGAAGTTGGGCTGTTTGAGGATTTGAAGCATGTGAATCCCTTTGAGGAAACTTTCCGGAGAGCTGTTGAGGATGCAAAGACTCCCAGTGAGACTCTCACACTGCCCGAGGCAGCTGTTTTTGATTCAACGGCTAAAATTGTCTGCGAAGACACTCTGCACACTCCCCAGATTTTCCCATCGAACTATTTTCCCGTGGAAAACCACGGGAGTGGTCCGGAAAAGGCGGAAACTGCCACAGAGAAGGAGGAAAAGGTAGAAAATGTGCGGAAGAAGAGAAATTGGATGCCACAGAATTGGAAACCGGAAATAAAGGTGCACAAAGCACCGAAGATCCTCCCTAAATTCCCCACATCCCCGCAAATCCTTCAGCCAGCTATTATCATTCCACCGACTGTTATTGTGAAGTGTGTGAGTCCCAGTGTTCTGGTGCAAAAGCCTCCCGAGAGTACGTCTAGTATTGTCAAGAATAGACTGAAGATCCTCTGTAGGGAGCAGGTCAATGCCCGTCGTGTGATGAAGGAAAAGGAAGGCTGTGAAAAGGTTCCGGAAGTAGTTGTTGCTGAGAAGAAAGTCACAAAACGTCCCAATGTTGAGGTTAAGGATAAGGGAAATTGTGCTGCTGTCAAGAGATACAG aGCAAAACTGAAATCCTATCAGGACTTCCTCAAGGAAAACAATCAGAAGCTGCAAGATGAGAATGTTCAGCTTAAGCTGGAAAATGACCAACTAAGAGATCTCCTGCGGAAGCACAACATAAGCATACCGGAAGAACTAATATCCTCCaaaattagcaaataa
- the LOC129794293 gene encoding U3 small nucleolar ribonucleoprotein protein MPP10 produces the protein MELKSLENSLKNIDKITKSKQSFIKAKQQDYDKLVEAAKDLTDFAIGQEKSGLISLVVDNLDQEQIFQQIEINNEAVLPEFVEVCGRLLRKSLAYNEEEEEELENGQDEEEDIEGKEEQDGEEAEDEESELDEEEAEGEGSEQDEEKAFLENSKSFLNDEEDSGSEDDDAEEGEESQEKTDRENGPKSTFEEVSDKLKEKISEMEEEALQGRSWQMKGEITGAKREKNALLEEVLEFDLGARPQPQITEKTSKSLEGIILQRIQSKCYDNVVRKVRVDTEQRFSKELVLDHTKSSVPLSELYEKSYMKQISGDKNAEEEDKQAPQKKEITKMLNTLFGKLDALSNFYHTLNRDGKELKIISSDPVTAEDCLVPESANDAQLMAPPEDTVEGKKKKKRKIFNKPDAPVGKFKRLKEEKVKKRKITDLIPLEDALKTTKKKKVK, from the exons ATGGAGCTgaaaagtttggaaaattcactgaaaaacatcgataaaatcacaaaaagcaAGCAAAGTTTTATCAA GGCAAAGCAGCAGGATTATGACAAACTCGTGGAAGCTGCAAAGGATCTCACGGATTTTGCGATTGGGCAGGAAAAGAGTGGATTAATCTCTCTTGTGGTTGATAATCTCGATCAGGAGCAGATTTTCCAGcaaattgagataaataatGAAGCTGTTCTTCCGGAATTTGTCGAAGTATGCGGGAGACTTCTTCGGAAATCCTTGGCATATAATGAGGAGGAAGAGGAAGAGTTAGAAAATGGTCAGGATGAAGAGGAAGATATAGAGGGAAAAGAAGAACAAGATGGAGAGGAGGCTGAAGATGAAGAAAGTGAATTAGATGAGGAAGAAGCTGAAGGCGAAGGAAGTGAGCAGGATGAGGAAAAAGCATTCCTggagaattcaaaaagttttctcaatgATGAAGAAGATTCAGGAAGTGAAGATGATGACGCGGAAGAGGGTGAAGAAAGTCAGGAGAAAACAGACCGAGAAAATGGCCCAAAATCAACCTTTGAGGAAGTTTCGGATAAACTCAAGGAGAAGATCTCAGAGATGGAGGAAGAAGCTCTCCAGGGGAGATCGTGGCAAATGAAGGGTGAGATCACAGGGGCAAAGCGTGAAAAGAATGCCCTTCTTGAGGAAGTTCTGGAATTCGATCTGGGTGCCCGTCCACAGCCACAGATCACGGAGAAAACATCCAAAAGTCTCGAAGGTATCATCCTGCAGAGAATTCAGTCCAAATGTTATGACAACGTTGTCCGGAAGGTACGTGTGGACACTGAACAGAGATTCTCCAAGGAATTGGTGCTTGATCACACGAAAAGTTCCGTTCCGCTTAGTGAGTTGTATGAGAAATCCTACATGAAGCAAATTTCCGGAGACAAGAATGCCGAAGAGGAGGATAAGCAAGCGCCACAGAAGAAGGAAATCACAAAGATGCTGAATACGCTCTTTGGGAAGCTCGATGCCCTCTCAAACTTCTACCACACCCTCAATCGTGACGGAAAGGAGCTCAAGATCATCTCTAGTGATCCCGTAACAGCTGAAGATTGTCTCGTACCCGAATCTGCCAATGATGCTCAGCTCATGGCGCCTCCGGAAGACACCGTAGaggggaaaaagaagaaaaaacggaAGATTTTCAACAAGCCCGACGCACCGGTTGGGAAGTTCAAACGCCTAAAAGAGGAGAAAGTGAAGAAGCGCAAAATCACAGACCTCATCCCACTGGAGGATGCCCTCAAGACcaccaagaagaagaaagtaaaataa